A DNA window from Aminiphilus circumscriptus DSM 16581 contains the following coding sequences:
- a CDS encoding MlaD family protein encodes MERELKAGLLVFSALVLFGALVFVTGGALFGRKGYSFSVLFPDAGGLQVGAPVFVSGVELGQVQALRLTPEGVFVVVSLPPEVAIPEDSVFSIGKSGLLGDASIKVVRGGAERMVSSDETVTGHLPPSFEEALEEIRGDFLEVRRTFAYINDILGDSERRSAMKDMLDALPELVEEGRTTFGTIGDAAQDARHFLSRAEEELQDVSGKLSVLLENVDASVRENKDVFAETLRHIRNVATQLDDVLRDFNEDSLSGKDLRRAVTKLGDAASQVEQLALRVEEELFASEGTASLPEVVREVRQTVSRAQDIIHEVESVRTEGQVSLHSAVSGKTDAEESLLLDASIWIGKRDFPYGILLGVENVGLQDGLTLAPTYDLPWGRVWAGIVRGYVGLGFLWQGSGSSPFSLQGQWWNEDGGFWAAEGRIRVNERSGFLFKHEEQNPESRQSVGVYYRF; translated from the coding sequence ATGGAACGGGAACTGAAGGCGGGACTCCTTGTCTTTTCCGCTCTTGTTCTTTTCGGTGCTCTGGTATTTGTCACGGGAGGCGCTTTGTTCGGACGAAAGGGGTATTCTTTCTCCGTGCTGTTTCCCGACGCAGGAGGACTCCAGGTGGGTGCTCCGGTTTTTGTCTCCGGTGTGGAACTCGGCCAGGTTCAGGCACTTCGCCTGACGCCGGAAGGCGTTTTCGTCGTCGTGTCGCTCCCTCCCGAAGTAGCCATTCCCGAGGACAGTGTCTTCTCCATAGGCAAGAGCGGATTGTTGGGAGATGCGAGCATAAAGGTCGTACGCGGCGGAGCGGAGCGCATGGTCTCTTCGGATGAAACCGTCACAGGGCATCTTCCTCCGTCTTTCGAAGAGGCCCTTGAAGAAATCCGGGGAGATTTCCTCGAAGTACGACGGACTTTCGCGTACATCAACGACATCCTTGGGGATTCAGAGCGGCGAAGCGCCATGAAAGACATGCTGGACGCTCTTCCAGAACTTGTCGAGGAAGGAAGAACTACGTTCGGCACAATCGGCGACGCTGCACAAGACGCACGTCATTTCCTCTCCCGTGCCGAGGAAGAACTCCAGGACGTCTCGGGCAAACTCTCCGTCCTTCTGGAGAACGTGGACGCATCCGTACGTGAAAACAAGGACGTGTTTGCGGAGACACTCCGCCATATTCGAAACGTGGCAACACAACTCGACGATGTCCTGAGAGATTTCAACGAAGACAGTCTTTCCGGAAAGGACCTCCGACGAGCCGTAACAAAGCTTGGGGATGCCGCTTCCCAGGTGGAACAGCTCGCCCTGCGTGTGGAGGAGGAACTCTTCGCCTCCGAAGGAACAGCATCGCTTCCTGAAGTGGTGCGAGAGGTACGGCAAACCGTCTCAAGGGCACAGGACATCATCCATGAAGTAGAAAGTGTCCGTACCGAGGGGCAGGTCTCTCTGCACAGCGCTGTTTCGGGGAAAACCGATGCAGAGGAAAGCCTCCTTTTGGATGCCTCCATATGGATCGGAAAAAGGGATTTCCCGTACGGCATTCTCCTGGGTGTGGAAAACGTGGGCCTTCAGGATGGGCTGACCTTGGCTCCCACGTATGATCTTCCATGGGGACGCGTGTGGGCAGGAATCGTGAGAGGATACGTGGGATTGGGGTTTCTATGGCAGGGAAGCGGAAGCAGCCCCTTCTCCCTTCAGGGACAATGGTGGAACGAGGACGGCGGTTTTTGGGCCGCAGAAGGGCGGATTCGTGTGAACGAACGGTCCGGTTTTCTCTTCAAGCATGAAGAACAGAATCCGGAATCTCGTCAATCCGTGGGCGTTTACTACAGATTCTGA
- the tmk gene encoding dTMP kinase encodes MQCGQFITFEGIDGSGKSTQAKLAAEFSAHALGENRVLWTREPGDWKGGKHIRELLLHGDLLHCHAELYLFLADRCEHVRQVIEPALARGCLVLCERYCDSTLAYQSWGRNLSRAWIESLFSTSGFPTPNLTLWIDVPVEKAWERLTERGSADRIESEALTFLHSVQKGYAALSEEYPQRIVRIDGTRAPHLVFEDVRSLLKKTLKESFGIAL; translated from the coding sequence ATGCAGTGTGGACAATTCATCACTTTTGAAGGTATCGATGGCTCCGGGAAGAGTACCCAGGCAAAACTTGCGGCGGAATTTTCCGCCCATGCCTTAGGGGAAAACCGTGTTCTCTGGACAAGAGAACCCGGCGACTGGAAAGGCGGAAAGCACATCCGGGAATTGCTCTTGCATGGAGATCTTCTTCACTGCCACGCAGAACTCTATCTTTTCCTTGCGGATCGTTGTGAACACGTCCGCCAGGTCATCGAACCCGCACTGGCCAGAGGTTGCCTGGTCCTTTGTGAACGCTATTGCGATTCCACACTGGCATATCAGTCGTGGGGAAGGAACCTCTCTCGCGCATGGATCGAAAGCCTATTTTCTACGAGCGGTTTTCCAACTCCAAATCTCACGTTGTGGATTGATGTTCCGGTGGAGAAAGCCTGGGAGAGACTGACCGAACGCGGAAGTGCGGATCGTATAGAATCCGAAGCACTCACTTTTTTGCATTCCGTGCAGAAGGGATATGCGGCGCTTTCGGAGGAATATCCCCAACGGATCGTTCGGATTGATGGCACACGTGCTCCGCATCTCGTCTTCGAGGACGTCCGCTCCTTGTTGAAGAAAACCCTGAAAGAAAGTTTCGGTATTGCGCTATGA
- the selD gene encoding selenide, water dikinase SelD, which yields MRLSELARTSGUAAKIGPADLSLILGGLRKPEHERLLSGWDHGEDAALWDLGNGRIGILTVDFITPVVDDPEVWGEIAAANALSDVFAMGGVPRVALNVVAYPVHCRPIEELALVLRGGQKKVDEAGAVLAGGHSVEDEEPKYGLVVFGDVDARGLWRVNGAQPGDVLLLTKALGTGILVTAIKAGMVESEEIDAAVTCMRTLNNLPACLPTERLGAVVACTDVTGFGLAGHLLDMLGEALDVEVLFSELPILTGAKEKAELGLVPAGAYRNRELYGPRVQNQGTIAAYESDILYDPQTSGGLLLAVPETEASSLLASLHQGGFKEARRIGRFTKGTGRIGVVQ from the coding sequence GTGAGACTTTCTGAACTTGCCAGAACAAGTGGGTGAGCAGCCAAGATAGGTCCGGCGGACCTGTCCTTGATTCTTGGCGGCTTGAGGAAACCGGAGCACGAAAGGCTTCTTTCCGGCTGGGATCACGGTGAGGATGCGGCCCTCTGGGATCTGGGCAATGGCCGCATCGGAATTCTCACGGTGGATTTCATCACTCCCGTAGTGGACGATCCGGAAGTGTGGGGTGAAATCGCTGCGGCCAATGCGCTCAGTGACGTGTTTGCAATGGGGGGCGTGCCTCGGGTGGCACTCAATGTCGTTGCCTATCCGGTGCATTGCAGACCAATCGAAGAGCTTGCCCTCGTTCTTCGAGGGGGACAGAAAAAAGTCGATGAAGCAGGTGCCGTTCTCGCAGGAGGGCACAGTGTCGAAGATGAAGAGCCGAAATACGGTCTTGTTGTGTTTGGGGATGTCGATGCGAGGGGACTCTGGAGGGTGAACGGCGCACAGCCGGGCGATGTCTTGCTCCTCACGAAGGCGTTGGGAACGGGTATTCTTGTCACGGCAATCAAAGCCGGTATGGTCGAATCAGAAGAGATTGATGCGGCGGTGACATGTATGCGAACGCTGAACAACCTTCCCGCGTGTCTTCCGACGGAACGGCTCGGAGCTGTCGTTGCCTGTACGGACGTGACAGGTTTTGGGTTGGCAGGACATTTGTTGGATATGCTGGGAGAAGCGTTGGATGTGGAAGTGCTCTTTTCGGAGTTGCCCATTTTGACCGGTGCAAAGGAAAAGGCCGAACTCGGGCTGGTGCCGGCAGGAGCGTACAGAAACAGGGAACTCTATGGTCCAAGAGTTCAAAACCAAGGGACTATCGCCGCTTATGAAAGCGATATCCTTTACGATCCCCAGACGTCTGGAGGGCTTCTCCTCGCTGTTCCGGAGACTGAGGCATCTTCCCTGCTTGCCTCGCTTCATCAGGGAGGTTTCAAAGAAGCTCGCCGGATAGGTCGTTTCACCAAAGGGACGGGCCGAATCGGGGTTGTACAATGA
- a CDS encoding ABC transporter ATP-binding protein, whose translation MKHLVQLQDVTMSFGTKRVLSGVNMSIAPGGITALMGASGCGKTTVLRLIAGLLGIQGGTLFLFGTQLDIETNPDVIVALRKRMGIVFQSSALFDSLTVGENVRFPLKFCLGITDESELGARVERMLSQVELEGIEKLYPSELSGGMRRRVAIARSLVYDPELLLLDEPTTGLDPMTARHIDRLVASLGRRSGAGVLLVTHDLVSALGVADTILLMEEGQIAWSGTPEEWHATDDVCVRFFSKGMIPVTKGGEEPWNGN comes from the coding sequence ATGAAACACCTTGTCCAGTTGCAGGACGTAACCATGTCTTTCGGGACCAAGCGTGTTCTCTCGGGGGTAAACATGTCCATCGCGCCCGGAGGCATCACAGCTCTCATGGGCGCCTCCGGATGCGGAAAAACGACCGTTCTCCGTCTGATTGCGGGACTCCTCGGCATTCAAGGCGGCACCCTCTTTCTTTTCGGGACGCAGCTTGATATCGAGACCAATCCGGACGTAATCGTCGCACTCCGCAAGCGTATGGGTATCGTTTTCCAGAGCAGCGCACTTTTCGATTCTCTCACCGTTGGAGAAAACGTGCGCTTCCCTCTGAAGTTCTGCCTCGGCATTACCGATGAAAGCGAACTTGGCGCCCGGGTCGAACGTATGCTTTCCCAAGTCGAACTGGAGGGAATCGAGAAACTGTATCCCTCCGAACTTTCCGGGGGAATGCGCCGACGGGTTGCCATCGCCAGATCACTCGTCTATGATCCTGAATTGCTCCTCCTTGACGAACCGACCACAGGGCTCGACCCGATGACGGCACGACACATCGACCGCCTGGTGGCCAGTCTCGGTCGGAGGTCCGGAGCAGGCGTTCTCCTGGTCACCCACGACCTCGTCTCAGCTCTCGGTGTGGCCGACACGATACTGCTCATGGAAGAGGGACAAATCGCCTGGAGTGGCACGCCAGAGGAATGGCATGCCACCGATGATGTCTGTGTCAGATTCTTCTCCAAGGGAATGATTCCTGTCACAAAGGGGGGAGAAGAACCATGGAACGGGAACTGA
- a CDS encoding MlaE family ABC transporter permease: MSFFAWIGRWLLRFWGDLGAFALYGCRMACGIFGGRWGRREFFEQLDRIGVGSLSMVAVTSAFSGMVMAVQTLDQFVRFGATQYIGGVIAITMVREMSPVLTGLVVAGRVGAAMAAEIGSMKVTEQLDALRGFGLDDVSFVGSPRLLASCIMLPVLTVFSFAISILGAYLYVSTHGVSAFVFRRSVAVMLEPLDLYGGVTKGFVFGLLIAVSSCSEGFRAETGARGVGIATTSAVIWSNMLILAFNYFLSTLFFGGMPRGG; the protein is encoded by the coding sequence ATGTCATTCTTCGCCTGGATTGGAAGATGGCTTCTTCGGTTTTGGGGGGATTTGGGCGCCTTCGCTCTTTACGGCTGCCGTATGGCCTGTGGGATTTTTGGAGGTCGTTGGGGAAGAAGAGAATTCTTCGAACAGCTCGATCGCATCGGTGTGGGGTCTCTTTCCATGGTGGCCGTGACGAGCGCCTTCTCTGGAATGGTCATGGCCGTACAGACCCTTGACCAGTTCGTTCGTTTCGGGGCAACGCAATATATCGGGGGCGTCATTGCCATCACCATGGTGCGGGAAATGTCTCCGGTCCTTACGGGTCTTGTCGTCGCAGGACGCGTCGGCGCCGCAATGGCCGCCGAGATCGGTTCCATGAAAGTGACGGAACAGCTGGATGCCCTTCGGGGATTCGGGCTCGATGATGTGTCCTTTGTCGGATCGCCGCGTCTTCTCGCCAGTTGTATCATGTTACCGGTGCTCACCGTTTTCTCCTTCGCCATCAGCATCCTTGGCGCCTATTTGTACGTGAGCACTCATGGTGTCAGCGCATTTGTGTTCCGCCGTTCCGTTGCAGTCATGCTCGAACCGCTCGATCTTTACGGTGGCGTGACGAAGGGGTTCGTCTTCGGCCTTCTCATTGCCGTCTCCTCCTGCTCCGAAGGTTTCCGTGCGGAGACAGGGGCTCGAGGTGTTGGAATCGCCACGACGAGTGCCGTCATTTGGAGCAACATGCTCATCCTCGCCTTCAACTATTTTCTATCCACGCTCTTCTTCGGTGGAATGCCCCGGGGAGGGTGA
- a CDS encoding SpoIVB peptidase S55 domain-containing protein, which produces MTFRKMLRGIVLFMIPLLAILTAEEVLPLPVLASPPAFDAGIPTLPITLVKPGMKGIARTVLQGREIVSFPLEILSVIERKGTPRHLILVRASGPLMERTGGIAAGMSGSPVFVEGKLVGAIGYGWDFSDHRIGLVTPIEDMASVWDWPERLPPFSRPLPQGLTLFTSEDKVPEENASPNPGEKEPDENENNNDVDSMEEENSDRQDTSLSFPFGAKDPILLEVTREETNVNVNRILRERAAPLLVDGLSPRAAKSLETDLGTRILAMGTGSGGSDLPVEYDAHMTPGDAIGVLLAWGDITIGATGTLTAVGKDGRFLGFAHPFLNRGAVVFPVTKAWVHDVIPSLESPFKLGSPQAIVGTVTQDRPQAIGGRIGYFAPSVSFTVTVRNQETKKSVIKRFHVVDDPFLVAKIAPAAMLGIVDDEWGRVGQGTAHVTVSISGGGLEKGWTRANMFFSPEDLARDTIKEFSDLVDIFSTNEFLEVKPLGFRIDVELTQAPRVLFIEDVEIDPKEAAPGSDVTITVKLRPYRRNPLTKTFTLRVPEGAQGTCDVLVRGGGIAEPEQESILQGWRSIAAFEELLSELNAKESNNELVVELLAKVEEPSQDKMEEEEPKLLSEIKARRMKEGTLRLFKSNYYVEGLMRRVLHVRPENGATDSGQ; this is translated from the coding sequence ATGACCTTCAGAAAGATGCTCCGAGGAATAGTCTTGTTCATGATCCCCCTCCTGGCGATACTTACGGCGGAAGAAGTTCTTCCCTTGCCGGTTTTGGCCTCTCCGCCCGCTTTTGACGCGGGAATACCCACACTTCCGATCACTTTGGTGAAGCCAGGCATGAAAGGGATCGCACGTACGGTTCTCCAGGGAAGGGAGATCGTCTCGTTTCCCCTGGAGATCCTGAGTGTGATCGAACGAAAGGGAACCCCGCGACATCTCATTCTCGTTCGAGCATCAGGCCCTTTGATGGAAAGAACGGGAGGCATCGCCGCAGGCATGAGCGGGAGCCCCGTTTTCGTGGAGGGGAAACTCGTCGGTGCCATTGGATATGGCTGGGATTTCAGCGATCATCGAATTGGTCTTGTTACACCGATCGAAGACATGGCTTCCGTGTGGGACTGGCCGGAGCGTCTTCCGCCTTTTTCTCGACCGTTACCGCAAGGGCTTACTCTTTTTACCTCCGAAGACAAAGTACCCGAGGAAAACGCCTCGCCGAATCCGGGGGAAAAAGAACCTGACGAAAATGAAAACAATAACGACGTGGACTCGATGGAGGAGGAAAACTCGGATCGGCAAGACACATCTCTTTCATTCCCCTTTGGCGCGAAAGATCCCATTCTTCTGGAAGTGACGCGTGAGGAGACCAACGTAAACGTAAACAGGATACTCCGCGAACGCGCCGCACCTCTTCTTGTCGATGGGCTCAGCCCGAGGGCGGCCAAATCTTTGGAGACGGATTTAGGCACCAGGATTCTCGCCATGGGCACGGGAAGCGGCGGAAGTGACCTTCCCGTAGAGTACGATGCACACATGACCCCTGGAGATGCCATCGGCGTTCTGCTCGCTTGGGGAGACATTACCATCGGCGCCACCGGCACCCTTACGGCGGTGGGGAAAGATGGACGCTTTCTTGGCTTCGCCCATCCTTTCCTGAACCGGGGAGCCGTTGTCTTTCCAGTGACAAAAGCCTGGGTCCACGATGTCATTCCCAGCCTGGAGTCTCCCTTCAAACTAGGCTCGCCCCAGGCAATCGTAGGAACTGTTACCCAGGATCGCCCACAGGCCATCGGTGGACGTATCGGATATTTCGCTCCTTCCGTGTCGTTCACGGTGACCGTCCGGAACCAGGAGACGAAGAAAAGTGTCATCAAAAGATTCCACGTGGTGGACGATCCTTTTCTCGTGGCAAAAATCGCTCCTGCGGCAATGCTCGGCATTGTGGACGACGAATGGGGCAGGGTAGGGCAGGGAACAGCCCATGTGACCGTTTCGATCTCCGGAGGCGGGCTCGAAAAGGGGTGGACGCGAGCGAACATGTTCTTCTCTCCCGAGGATCTCGCTAGGGATACCATAAAGGAATTCTCCGATCTGGTGGATATTTTTTCCACGAATGAATTCCTGGAGGTAAAGCCCCTGGGATTTCGGATCGACGTGGAATTAACGCAGGCTCCTCGCGTGCTTTTCATTGAGGATGTGGAGATCGACCCGAAAGAAGCCGCCCCCGGAAGCGACGTGACCATAACCGTGAAATTACGTCCCTACCGAAGGAACCCACTGACGAAGACGTTTACCCTGAGGGTGCCCGAAGGCGCCCAGGGGACATGTGACGTTCTCGTCCGGGGTGGGGGCATCGCAGAACCCGAACAAGAGTCCATCCTGCAAGGATGGAGGTCCATCGCTGCCTTCGAAGAGCTGCTCAGCGAACTGAACGCGAAGGAATCGAACAACGAACTCGTAGTGGAACTCCTCGCCAAGGTCGAGGAGCCTTCTCAGGACAAGATGGAAGAGGAGGAACCAAAACTTCTCAGTGAAATCAAGGCACGAAGGATGAAGGAAGGAACATTGCGTCTCTTCAAGTCGAATTATTATGTAGAAGGGCTCATGCGACGCGTTCTTCACGTGAGGCCCGAAAACGGCGCGACCGATTCCGGTCAGTAG
- the prfB gene encoding peptide chain release factor 2 (programmed frameshift), with product MAIISTTTILEELRSLLRDLQDSLDLPALNERMERLLAKTAEPNFWSTADAHVTSRELARLQDKKTQFESLASEVEELDFLASLIAETPDPELEAEFYTRSTALRQNAKREQLQLLMNDEYDESNALVSVHPGAGGLDSQDWAEILYRMYLRWGEAQGFSLKILELLQDMEAGIKSVTLLVKGRYAYGYLKAERGVHRLVRISPFDAAKRRHTSFASVDVSPELPEDVEIDIRMEDLKLDTFRASGAGGQYVNMTDSAVRITHLPTGIVVSCQDERSQHMNRAVAMQILKSRLFEMQLRERQEKLEALQGEKKDIEWGSQIRSYVLHPYTLVKDHRTNYETGNVQAVLDGDIQDFIMAYLRWKKTR from the exons ATGGCCATTATCTCCACCACCACGATTTTGGAGGAACTGCGATCGTTGTTACGCGATCTGCAGGACAGTCTT GACCTGCCTGCATTGAACGAACGCATGGAGCGTCTTCTCGCGAAAACCGCCGAACCGAATTTCTGGAGTACTGCCGACGCTCACGTGACGAGTCGCGAATTGGCTCGTCTCCAGGATAAAAAAACACAATTTGAAAGTCTTGCTTCCGAAGTGGAAGAGCTTGATTTTCTTGCATCCCTGATCGCAGAAACGCCGGATCCGGAGTTGGAAGCGGAATTTTACACCCGCTCGACTGCACTGAGGCAAAACGCCAAACGGGAGCAGCTCCAATTGCTCATGAACGACGAATACGACGAGAGCAACGCTCTCGTCAGCGTACACCCCGGTGCAGGAGGTCTGGATTCCCAGGATTGGGCGGAGATTCTTTACCGTATGTATCTTCGTTGGGGAGAGGCTCAGGGATTTTCCCTCAAAATTCTCGAACTTCTGCAGGATATGGAAGCGGGCATCAAAAGCGTCACGTTGTTGGTTAAAGGGCGCTATGCCTACGGCTATCTAAAGGCAGAAAGAGGAGTGCATCGGCTGGTACGCATTTCCCCCTTCGACGCAGCAAAGCGGAGACACACGAGTTTTGCCTCTGTCGATGTTTCTCCGGAACTCCCGGAGGATGTGGAGATCGATATTCGAATGGAAGACCTGAAGCTCGACACGTTCAGAGCCAGTGGTGCCGGGGGCCAATACGTGAATATGACCGACTCGGCGGTCCGTATCACACACCTTCCGACGGGTATTGTCGTCAGCTGTCAGGACGAACGATCCCAACACATGAATCGTGCTGTGGCCATGCAGATCCTCAAGTCGCGGTTGTTTGAAATGCAACTCCGGGAGCGCCAGGAGAAACTTGAGGCGCTCCAAGGCGAGAAGAAAGACATCGAGTGGGGAAGTCAGATCCGTTCTTATGTGCTTCATCCATACACCCTGGTTAAAGACCACCGAACTAATTATGAGACAGGAAATGTGCAGGCCGTCCTGGACGGTGATATTCAGGATTTTATCATGGCCTATCTGCGCTGGAAAAAAACGCGATGA
- a CDS encoding bifunctional 5,10-methylenetetrahydrofolate dehydrogenase/5,10-methenyltetrahydrofolate cyclohydrolase — MTLELRGKPLADALKSWCAEKIIDLEKTRKAPPGLAIVQVGNDAGSEAYLQQKVKNGEKLGMSVRIFPFPATTEKGKVLECLHFLNTDPGIDGVFIEHPLPGGWEVCLRSALLPEKDVEGLHPLNLGRLYLGEKGFPIPCTAEAVIRLLEWYALDRLDGLSAVVMGRSVSVGRALALLLLEKNATVTVVHSRSRNPAMFLECADVVITAVGKAHVLDALQMKPESVLVDVGTNVTPEGALVGDANTESSSHLKAFSPVPGGIGPVTVSILLANVVRNALLRAGASAPSSCYRADIPSTHELARDNTQNKNP; from the coding sequence ATGACCCTTGAACTCCGCGGTAAACCACTGGCGGACGCATTGAAGAGTTGGTGCGCCGAGAAAATCATCGACCTGGAGAAAACTCGAAAAGCACCTCCAGGACTTGCGATTGTCCAAGTGGGAAACGACGCTGGATCGGAGGCCTATCTCCAACAGAAAGTGAAAAACGGAGAGAAATTGGGTATGTCGGTACGCATCTTCCCTTTTCCGGCCACAACCGAAAAGGGAAAAGTCCTGGAATGTTTGCACTTCCTCAATACAGATCCTGGAATAGACGGCGTCTTCATAGAACATCCTCTTCCCGGGGGATGGGAGGTATGTTTGCGTAGTGCGCTGCTCCCGGAAAAAGATGTGGAGGGACTCCATCCTTTGAACCTGGGGAGACTCTATCTTGGTGAAAAGGGATTTCCCATCCCCTGCACCGCCGAGGCAGTGATACGGTTGCTCGAATGGTATGCGCTGGATCGTCTCGACGGCCTTTCTGCGGTAGTGATGGGACGGAGCGTTTCCGTAGGAAGGGCGCTGGCCCTCCTCCTCCTGGAAAAAAATGCCACTGTGACGGTAGTACACAGTCGAAGCAGAAACCCTGCAATGTTCCTTGAATGTGCCGATGTCGTCATCACCGCTGTCGGGAAAGCGCATGTCCTCGATGCGCTACAGATGAAGCCCGAGAGCGTCCTCGTGGACGTAGGAACAAATGTGACGCCTGAGGGGGCTTTAGTTGGAGACGCGAATACAGAATCCTCGTCTCATTTAAAAGCATTCTCTCCCGTTCCAGGAGGCATCGGCCCTGTCACAGTGAGTATCCTCCTCGCCAACGTCGTGCGAAACGCACTGTTACGCGCAGGGGCTTCCGCTCCATCCTCCTGTTACAGAGCGGATATTCCTTCCACACACGAACTCGCACGCGACAACACGCAAAACAAGAACCCATGA
- a CDS encoding cyclodeaminase/cyclohydrolase family protein has product MNAADMTLSMFFDELASDSPAPGGGTVAALGAAAAAGLVSMVARLTLGKEKFRDHWKEMETIAEKSDVLRSRFLRLMKEDADAFNEFMAAMKLPKETEEQKKTRADAMQNALLHAAEVPLETLRLCADIALLAFATAERGNPNALTDAGAAAAFALSAAQTAAYNVRINTKALRDQLQVTRLEKETKQHLQTVRKFALQTTDFVEAQLS; this is encoded by the coding sequence GTGAATGCCGCAGACATGACTCTTTCCATGTTCTTCGACGAGCTCGCGTCCGATTCTCCCGCACCCGGCGGAGGGACGGTCGCCGCTTTGGGTGCTGCCGCCGCCGCCGGGCTTGTTTCCATGGTCGCCCGCTTGACCCTCGGCAAGGAAAAATTTCGAGACCATTGGAAAGAAATGGAGACGATCGCAGAAAAAAGCGACGTATTGCGCTCTCGCTTTCTTCGACTCATGAAAGAGGACGCCGACGCGTTCAACGAATTTATGGCGGCCATGAAACTCCCGAAGGAAACGGAAGAACAGAAAAAAACAAGAGCGGATGCCATGCAGAACGCGCTTTTACACGCTGCGGAAGTCCCCCTTGAGACGCTTCGCCTCTGCGCCGACATCGCACTCCTCGCCTTCGCGACGGCGGAGCGCGGTAACCCAAATGCGTTGACAGACGCAGGCGCCGCTGCTGCGTTCGCCCTTTCCGCCGCACAAACCGCAGCCTACAATGTACGCATCAACACAAAGGCCCTCCGGGACCAACTTCAGGTTACCCGCCTCGAAAAAGAAACGAAACAACACCTCCAGACAGTTCGAAAGTTTGCGCTCCAAACGACCGATTTCGTCGAAGCGCAGCTTTCCTGA
- a CDS encoding biotin--[acetyl-CoA-carboxylase] ligase — protein sequence MLRTNSTKRALVEYLLRHPDTIVSGAELCGHVNVSRQAVSKAVEGLREEGFPVESLPQRGYRFQSAGETRISPSWIESLLGDIPFGHPTLAFERIASTQFVVKEFARDGAEQGLLVFADEQTQGRGRLGRSWESPRGKGLYFSFLLRPSLRMNELQLLSLATGLAVRDTLEELLDVSATLKWPNDVLWRGRKLCGILCEAAIEPDRVHYAVIGLGINLSLSPEHLPEDLRQRVTSIEEATERNIPKNALAAAIVRRFYEEFQHLCEPRGALELVEAYRRKCETIGSAVSVLTGDEVIQGTAMDVTGEGTLVVETSQGRRLFPAADVVHLRRGGDVPFPEGR from the coding sequence TTGCTGCGGACAAATTCGACGAAAAGAGCTCTCGTGGAATACCTGCTCCGGCATCCCGACACGATTGTTTCGGGAGCCGAGTTGTGCGGACACGTGAATGTGAGCCGTCAGGCTGTGTCCAAAGCCGTGGAGGGACTTCGGGAAGAGGGGTTTCCCGTGGAGTCGCTTCCCCAAAGGGGATATCGCTTCCAAAGTGCTGGAGAAACCCGCATCAGTCCTTCTTGGATCGAGAGTCTTTTGGGTGACATTCCTTTCGGGCACCCGACCTTGGCATTTGAACGCATCGCTTCAACGCAATTTGTTGTGAAGGAATTCGCTCGTGACGGTGCGGAACAGGGACTTCTCGTTTTCGCCGACGAACAAACCCAAGGGCGTGGGCGACTGGGCAGAAGCTGGGAATCGCCTCGCGGAAAGGGCCTGTATTTTTCCTTCCTTTTACGGCCATCGTTGCGTATGAACGAGCTGCAACTTCTAAGTCTTGCAACGGGACTTGCCGTCAGGGACACGCTCGAAGAGCTTTTGGACGTATCCGCCACGTTGAAATGGCCGAACGACGTGCTGTGGAGGGGGCGTAAACTCTGCGGTATTCTCTGCGAAGCCGCTATTGAGCCTGACAGAGTGCATTATGCAGTGATCGGCCTGGGTATCAACCTTTCTCTTTCCCCTGAGCATCTGCCGGAAGACTTGCGACAGCGCGTGACGTCGATTGAGGAAGCGACGGAGCGGAACATACCGAAAAACGCCCTTGCCGCAGCGATAGTTCGCCGCTTTTATGAAGAATTCCAACATTTGTGCGAACCGAGGGGTGCCCTGGAGCTGGTCGAAGCCTATCGGAGGAAATGCGAGACCATCGGCTCCGCCGTCAGTGTTCTCACCGGAGACGAGGTCATTCAGGGAACGGCGATGGATGTGACCGGCGAGGGCACGCTCGTAGTCGAGACGTCCCAGGGAAGGCGTCTCTTTCCCGCAGCGGACGTGGTACACCTTCGTCGCGGGGGCGATGTTCCCTTTCCTGAAGGGAGGTGA